The following proteins come from a genomic window of Deltaproteobacteria bacterium:
- a CDS encoding polymer-forming cytoskeletal protein, with translation MGKRQIESSDVELFLGKNVSFEGKMTFDGMGRIEGRFDGEIFSSGVLIVGETAVVHAEIKAGTMIVDGEVKGKVSASVKLEIHSAGRLYGNIETPALVVEEGGIFDGTCSMKKEAEATVKRVTLLKEKGPGVLPG, from the coding sequence ATGGGAAAGAGGCAGATCGAGTCGAGTGATGTCGAGCTATTTCTCGGCAAGAATGTTTCGTTCGAGGGGAAGATGACCTTTGACGGGATGGGCAGGATCGAAGGCCGATTTGATGGGGAAATTTTCTCAAGTGGCGTTCTGATTGTCGGCGAAACCGCCGTCGTACATGCCGAAATCAAGGCAGGCACCATGATCGTGGACGGAGAGGTCAAGGGAAAAGTCTCTGCCTCGGTCAAGCTTGAGATCCATTCCGCTGGACGGCTTTACGGTAACATCGAAACTCCGGCCCTGGTCGTCGAGGAGGGTGGGATCTTTGATGGAACCTGCAGTATGAAAAAGGAAGCCGAAGCAACCGTGAAGAGGGTGACCCTCCTCAAGGAAAAAGGGCCCGGGGTTCTGCCGGGGTGA